The nucleotide sequence AGTTTTCACTTTAATCTTTCAGCCAACAAGAGGAGCATCTATGATCATTACGGCAAAGAGGGGTTGACAGGGAGCAATGGAGGAAGAGGTTAGTGTTTCTTTTAAACTTAAACCTTTGCAGTGACTGTGTGCGTGTATCTATGTGTGTAGTTTAACTTTTACTTACTCAAATATACCATACTGCAAGTATAAGAGGATATTTAATCTAACATATAATTTTATGTTATATGGAACAGATGGAATAAACACAGACTTAGCAGTGTCAAAagaatttaatttgttttgacTTTGGTCCAGGTTTACACTGTTAACTTTAGCTTTTACTAATATAATGTTTCAGGAAACCACTTTCACAATGGAGAGCATTTCCATGAGCCATTCACATTCCGTAACCCAGAAGATGTTTTCAGGGAATTCTTTGGTGGAAGAGACCCATTCGCAGATTTTTTTGGTAAGACATCCTATGCAGGTAAAGATGCCGATACATGACTAAAGCATTGGAAGCTAAGATTGAAAGAGTATCAGCCTAAAGCATTGTTTTCCTTACCTCCAGctgcagttttagtttgttttttattctgtcttCTCAGGTGCAGATCCTTTTAGTGATGATCCATTTTTCGGTAGTGGTCGGCAGCAGCAAAACCGGACAAGTCGCAACCGAACAAGTGGCTCATTTTTCGGGGGCTTTGTTGGTTTTCCTCCTTTTGGTGCTGGCTTCTCACCTTTCGACCCAGGTGAggatgcacaaacacattttttattcagaaaaatattttcaaaaggtGTTCTGCTGCAAATCATATAAGCttcaaaatatttcacattgCTGCCAAACCAttcttgcatttttaaacaagattttGTCCTCTTTATTCCAGGCTTTGGTTCTTTTGGCTCCATGAGTACCATGGGTCACATGGGTCATATGGGTCACATGGGTCACATGACAACAATGGGAAATCTGGGAGGTGGAGGCTTCACTTCTTTCTCCTCAACCTCctttggaggaggaggtggaggaagcaTGGGCAACTTCCGCTCTGTGTCCACCTCCACCAAGATCATCAATGGCAGGAAGATCACTACAAAAAGGTAGTTACTGACCAAATGGAATATCACAGTGACTCGCACATGCCATTAGAAGCTGTCTGCACAGTTATAAAATGAATAAGTATTCTTATCATTATTCTTGAatcacatgcacatgcacatacTGGGTCAGACCaaggaaataaaagaataataaataaaatgaacctGATGATGTCTAATACTGGAGTGTTAATTAAAAGAAAGATATCGTTGAAAAATCTAGTGGGGATAGGGTCCAGCAAATATGTTGCTGCTTTAGGAAAAATTGACTAGAATTGACTCGAGGTGAGCTCTGAGAGATTTACAGAAGAGAGGCAGCCCAAGTATAAATCTGGTTCTGTGGATGCTTCCAGAGCTGCTGCACCTAAACACATGTTCAggattttttgtctaatattcaaaactttatttgtgGAGAAGGTCATGAAGTCATTACTACTGAGGGGTAAAGGAACAGAAGGCTCCACAGAGCtgttgtcagcctggctacagagctgaaaagaaacctggggttgttcttgttatcctgaattaaagatgaataataggCAGTTCTCCTGTGAGTAGCTTTTTTTATATATGAGAAAACAATTTTTCCCCAGAAACTTTTCCAGTTATCTACattaccggtcaaaagtttggacgcaccttctcatttaatggtttttctttattttcattactatttccattgtagattcccactgaagacatcaaaattatgaatgaacacatatggaactatgtagtaaacaaaaaaatttgaaataaatcaaaacatgttttgtattttagattcttcaaaatagccacattttgctttgattactgtcTTGCACAGTATTGGCCTTCTCTGgttgagcttcatgaggtagtcacctgaaatagtTTTCACCTCACAGGTGTGCCTGTCAAGGtttatttgtggaatttcttgccttcttaatgcgATTCGGACCATCagctgtgttgtgcagaagtcaggttggtacacagttgacaaccctatttgacaactgttacaatccatattatggcaagaaccaatcagctaagcaaaaagaaatgacagtccatcattactttaagaactgatgGTCAGTCAGTacagaaaatttcaaaaactttgaatgtataaGTGCAGTTGtaaaaaccatcaagtgctacAGTGAAACTGGTTCACAggaggacctccccaggaaaggaagaccaagagtcacctctacTGCTGAGGgtaagttcatctgagtcaccagcctcagaaatcgcaagtcaacagcacctcagattagagcccagaaaAATGCCACACacagttctagtagcagacatgaactgttcagaggagactgcgcAAAACCCTTTATGGTCAAAcggctgctaagaaaccactgctaaggaaaagcaacaagcagaagagatttgtttgggccaaaaaacacaaggaatggacattagaccagtggaaatccaatctttggtctgatgagtccaaatttgagatctttggttccacccactGTGTCTGTGcgacgcagaaaaggtgaacggatggtctgCATCATtagtttttcaacaggacaatgaccttaaacacacctccaggctgtgtaagggctatttgaccaacaAGGAGAGTGATGAGTGTTGCATCAGATGACCttgcctccacagtcacctgacctaaacccaatctagatggtttgggatgagatggatcacagagtgaaggcaaaagggccaataagtgctcagcatctctgggaactccttcaagactgttggaaaaccattccaggtgactacctcatgaagctcatccagagaatgccaaaaGTGAGCAAAGCTGCCATCAAAGCTAAGCACGGCTGTTTTGAAGAAtcgaaaatgtaaaacatgttttgagtaAATTCACACTTTTgcgtttgctacataattccatatgtgttcgtgattttgatgtcttcagtgagaatctacaatacaaatagtcatggaaaaaaaaaaagaaaaaccattaaatgagaaaatgtgttcgaacttttgactggtggtcTATATAGCTCTCATTGTTTTATGGACACCACCTCGACAGTCAGCGGTTGACATTGTTTTAGTGAAATTACACATCAATTCAACATTAATTTTGGTAACCTCAAATTGCCTCAACCGAATGTTATTACCGCCAACATGAATTACAGTCTTATTGTATTTACAATTATCCTTAGCCAGCAGTTTTAAATAGGACTCAACGTCACCCGCTATGCCCCCTGGAATGTATTTAACTATGGTCGCCGGTGTCTAATTACACGTTTCTGACCAGGAGCTGCCAATtaccagtgtgtgtttgtcagcagATGTGTTGCTAAGTGGGGAAAGGGGGTTAAAAACGTGAACAGGGGGTGGTTAATGACTTTGCTGCCTTCCTCATCGTACTTAAATTCTTTGGAGGACTTTTGGGCCCTTCCCAAACGAGATTAACAGTAAAGGAAAAATACACTTATTAGGACAATATTTTGAAGGTTACAGGTTCATTATGAATAGATCAAGAAACAGATTTCATCCATGGAGCGCTCATGACAGTTAACTGAAAAGAAGGATATATTGTTCACTGAATGtcccacaaaaatgttttggcattttgtgttgttgtattgttACAATTACtctttccagatttttttgtaaattgtgcACTCCAGCATGTTCCCCTGAGAAAGACAAAATTCACTTTTCCTTTGTTAAACATTCAGCTTTGAGGTTTAGTAACATTTAAATTGACTGAGAGCATTGCGTTTGTTCAACAATAATCTCAAGAGTACCATTTTTTCTGGGATTGTGCCAGCAGTCTAATGGAATGATCATGGCTTTAGACTATTTCATTTTCTCAGCACATTGCAGTGTTACACAATATAGACATTTTTCAATCTTTGCTATCACATTATTTATTActagaaaaatgaaaatctaaacTAAGATGATACCACCTACACTAGTAGCCCCCTGTTATCAGAACACCTCAACTCCATTACAAACCAACCTGAAATAAGCATGCTGATTTAATAGCAAATCAGTAAAAAAGCAGCTTTGGCCAGGGCAGGCCCTGAGAGTTCCCAGCTGCTCAGCAGTACAGTAAGCAGTTTCAACTTATCTTATAAGCACTGTGTAATGTGCCCAACAAATCCTGTGTTTTTAGTGAAACTGCtttttgagcagtttttgcagattAGAAGTGAAGTGAGAGCAGCTAGTTAACACCCATTCAGAGTGCTAGGTTGAGGAATTTTAGAACTGTCCTGATGTTGATGTTCTGCCTAGCAACTGAATTCTTTAAATCACGGCTGAGATCCATATCACAGTTTAGACCAAAGATTTTGACATGAGTTTTAGCAGAGCGTGACATGGCTTTCAATTTACAACTGTTGCAATCTAGTAGTTGTACATGTAGTAGAAGAATCACCAGAATGAGTGATTGTGGTGAGCACTGTGACTTTGATTTACTGTAAATGCAAATTAAGTGGTCACCAAATAAAATACTGTTTGTTCGAAATCATTGTAATAAACCAGGAAACGCTGTACATAAGTGTGAAGCAGCTGTTTTCCAGATGTGGTTCTTTCTGTCACAGttgtgatgtatttatttatttattttttaactataTGAAACCAACAAAATTAGTTTCTTCTCCTTCTAGAGAATTTTTGGTGagcagttttacattaaaattgcATTTCCAGTGTAATTTTTATCTGTCTATCTttgtaaaatctatttaaaatgaGAGGTGCACTGTAGATTCTTGTAATATGTTGAATTGGCTACATTGACTTTGCTCTGCACTATCACAGAGTGTAAATTCATCTCcaattttatgttcatttagGAAGTTTTTAATAAGCAAGGTACTTACATGGGTGAtgtaaaatttgatttaaagcCATCTGtacattctctcctcttcctcaccctcTCTTTTTCCAGAATTGTGGAGAATGGTCAGGAGCGGGTGGAGGTGGAAGAGGATGGGCAGCTGCGGTCACTAACCATTAATGGGAAGGAACAGTTGCTGCGACTGGAACACAAGTGAAGACACAAGCATCCTCTGCTGGAGAAGTGTTACCTCAGCACAAACATCCCAACAAACTTGAgctggaaacagaaagaaaaaaaatggcaacaaaacaaTGTAATAATAGTGCTCTACTATTAGTTGGATGTACATACTTTATTTCCCTTCATGTCCTCTGCCTGCTGACTCATTAATTAACCAGCGATTCAAATCAGAGGATTGGGATGCAGGCTTTTCTATGCATTTTGTTAGTGTATTTCTGAATTGGAGCTGTTCTTATATTTTCGCTCAGGGTGGTGTTATTCTTTCAGTGTTTGGGACCACAGTATTGTTTTGATATGACCAGGCCCCTTCTCTTGCAGTACTTTCTGTATGCACTCCactgtgtcattctgtgtgCAGACAGCAcacattattttcagaaaaCAATATAAGACTGCTTTTTCAtctgaatggaaaaaaatgttgactttgATTTTAAATAGTGAGTAGGAATAACTGGAGTTGTCCCCTCTCTCTGTTTACTGCTTGTCTAACCTCTTCTTGgtaattcttttttatttataaaatacaaTGCTGGTAGGATGGGTTATGCAATTTTATATGTTCTAATACCtatatgtttatgtttatttaattatgcATGTACTCCTATTGATGTTGGGTCTTAATGTTAAACTGCATTATGATGCACAAATGATGGAAGGCATTCTACAAATTCTATATGAATTTCGAAGGAATTTTGTGTACTTTGTAATCCAATAAATCTTGAGTTCCATCTTGTTTTCAGGATGCTAAAATCATAGCTCTTTCTGGTGTTAGTTTGCTGTGATTTAGGTAAGTGTCTTTTTTCCAACCTTGAAATGTTACGAGCTCCATCATGGGTAAATAACTGAAGTGTCAGTAAGATTTTGTCAGACTTCctaaaaatgtgtgttaatgtgaacattattcagacataaaaaaacaatattacagggaaaatactttattgcagtgaaacatttaaacatagCTGCAGTACAATCCTTTTTATTGCTTGACTGcacacttttttaaatttttgctctCACAGGTCTGCATGATCTCACACTGTCACTGTACAATGTCTCTGGCCTACTCAAAGCCCaatcaaaaagcagcacatgatgccatgtTCTAAAGACATTCAAGAACAAATGCCAAAGTCACTGAAACAAAGtaaaccttcccaggagtggccaGCTGCCAAAGCTTTCCCCAAGAGCAGGTCAGCATCTCTTCCAGAAGGTCACAAAAGAACTGCAGGCCGCACTTGCTTCAGTAAAGGTCAGTGTACAttattccacaataaggaagactgcAAAATGGCATCATGGGAGAGTTACAAGGCACAAatcactactgaccaaaaagaacatgaaGGTTCATTAGGTTTTTGCAAAACCAAGACCTTTGGGAGAACATCCTGTGGGCTggtgagtcaaaggtggaacgttTTGGAAGACATGAGTCCATTACATCTGGTGCTTAGCTCATactccacaagaagaacattataCAAGCAGTGAAACGTGGTGATAGTGTGATTCTTTGgagctgctttgcttccacGCCTGGTCCTGGACAACTTGTCATAACTGATGGAGctatgaattctgctctctatcagaaaatcctcctggagaacatccaccattagttcatgacctaaagcttgAGCACAAATGATTTATGTAGCTTGACAACGAaccaaagcacacaagcaaaTCCACATCTGAATGACTCAAAACgaacaaaatgaaggttttggagtggccaCATCAAAGTCCCGACTTCAATCCAATTGAGATGCTGAGGTGACATAAAAGACTGATCTCAAGCTGTAATAtgtaactgcagttgttgctgccaagggaccaaccagttattaggttcaggGGGGACATTTTTCACAAGGGTGGTacaggttttcaataaatcttcaataaattagcatttaaaaatggcagtgtgttttgtgggttatctctatgtaatattaaataaatataaataatagttTGATGAcatggaacatttaagtgtgagaaatatgcaaaaatataaaagttcTGGAAAAATATGGCTACAGTACAAG is from Amphiprion ocellaris isolate individual 3 ecotype Okinawa chromosome 10, ASM2253959v1, whole genome shotgun sequence and encodes:
- the LOC111570371 gene encoding dnaJ homolog subfamily B member 6-like; protein product: MVDYYQVLGVRRDASADDLKKAYRKLALRWHPDKNPENKEEAEKKFKELSEAYEVLSDANKRSIYDHYGKEGLTGSNGGRGNHFHNGEHFHEPFTFRNPEDVFREFFGGRDPFADFFGADPFSDDPFFGSGRQQQNRTSRNRTSGSFFGGFVGFPPFGAGFSPFDPGFGSFGSMSTMGHMGHMGHMGHMTTMGNLGGGGFTSFSSTSFGGGGGGSMGNFRSVSTSTKIINGRKITTKRIVENGQERVEVEEDGQLRSLTINGKEQLLRLEHK